In Trifolium pratense cultivar HEN17-A07 linkage group LG7, ARS_RC_1.1, whole genome shotgun sequence, a genomic segment contains:
- the LOC123893605 gene encoding uncharacterized protein LOC123893605 isoform X2: protein MELQTFCSTLSSQPLQLSYKHHSQFRCQRPNFGFTNASKYLKLVIKEPSFLGFNKFQRTVIHASDSTVNGALEVKPNGSSSVVVNGVEVEPFHGKSGSVSFYGLTHQSVEEGKLESAPFKQEERSYLWVWGPLVFISSLILPQFFISNVVEAFFDDMILKDIVTSLSTEVLFYLGFATFLQVADRVQRPYLQYSSKRWGLITGLKGYLTSAVLTMGLKISIPLILLYVTWSVIRVATVVAIAPFLVGCVVQFAFERYLNKRGSSCWPLVPIIFEVYRLYQLTRATNFAQRLMYSMKGMPASPEVLERSGTLFGMMVIFQLLGIVCLWSLMTFLLRLFPSRPVAENY, encoded by the exons ATGGAACTTCAAACTTTTTGTTCCACTCTTTCTTCTCAACCGCTTCAATTATCCTACAAACATCAT TCTCAATTCAGATGTCAGAGACCCAATTTTGGCTTTACAAATGCATCTAAAT aCTTGAAATTGGTGATTAAAGAACCTTCATTTTTGGGATTCAACAAATTTCAAAGGACTGTTATACATGCTTCTGATTCCACTGTAAATGGTGCATTGGAAGTTAAACCGAATGGAAGTTCTAGTGTTGTTGTTAATGGG GTGGAAGTTGAACCATTTCATGGTAAATCAGGTTCTGTCTCTTTTTATGGTTTGACACACCAATCTGTAGAAGAAGGAAAATTGGAATCTGCTCCCTTTAAACAAGAGGAGAGATCTTATTTATGGGTTTGGGGTCCTCTTGTATTCATATCGTCTTTGATTCTGCCACagttcttcattagcaatgttgTTGAGGCTTTCTTTGATGATATGATTTTAAAAG ATATTGTGACTTCACTCTCTACAGAGGTACTGTTCTATTTAGGATTTGCAACATTCTTACAGGTGGCTGATCGCGTCCAGAGGCCATATTTGCAGTACAGCTCTAAAAGATGGGGTCTCATCACTGGACTCAAAGGATACTTAACCTCTGCTGTCCTCACAATGGGTTTGAAGATTTCTATTCCTCTCATTCTTTTGTACGTAACCTGGTCAGTGATCCGCGTGGCCACAGTTGTTGCTATAGCTCCCTTCTTAGTTGGCTGTGTTGTTCAATTTGCATTTGAGAGATACTTGAACAAGCGTGGTTCATCGTGCTGGCCTCTAGTCCCTATTATATTTGAG GTATACAGACTGTATCAGCTTACAAGAGCAACTAATTTTGCTCAGAGGTTGATGTACTCTATGAAGGGGATGCCTGCGTCACCTGAAGTGCTAGAACGTAGTGGAACTTTGTTTGGGATGATGGTGATCTTCCAGTTACTGGGAATTGTGTGCCTTTGGTCATTGATGACATTTCTTTTGAGGCTATTCCCTTCTAGGCCAGTAGCAGAAAATTACTGA
- the LOC123893605 gene encoding uncharacterized protein LOC123893605 isoform X1: MELQTFCSTLSSQPLQLSYKHHSQFRCQRPNFGFTNASKYLKLVIKEPSFLGFNKFQRTVIHASDSTVNGALEVKPNGSSSVVVNGVEVEPGSSSVVVNGVEVEPFHGKSGSVSFYGLTHQSVEEGKLESAPFKQEERSYLWVWGPLVFISSLILPQFFISNVVEAFFDDMILKDIVTSLSTEVLFYLGFATFLQVADRVQRPYLQYSSKRWGLITGLKGYLTSAVLTMGLKISIPLILLYVTWSVIRVATVVAIAPFLVGCVVQFAFERYLNKRGSSCWPLVPIIFEVYRLYQLTRATNFAQRLMYSMKGMPASPEVLERSGTLFGMMVIFQLLGIVCLWSLMTFLLRLFPSRPVAENY; the protein is encoded by the exons ATGGAACTTCAAACTTTTTGTTCCACTCTTTCTTCTCAACCGCTTCAATTATCCTACAAACATCAT TCTCAATTCAGATGTCAGAGACCCAATTTTGGCTTTACAAATGCATCTAAAT aCTTGAAATTGGTGATTAAAGAACCTTCATTTTTGGGATTCAACAAATTTCAAAGGACTGTTATACATGCTTCTGATTCCACTGTAAATGGTGCATTGGAAGTTAAACCGAATGGAAGTTCTAGTGTTGTTGTTAATGGGGTGGAAGTTGAACCAGGAAGTTCTAGTGTTGTTGTTAATGGGGTGGAAGTTGAACCATTTCATGGTAAATCAGGTTCTGTCTCTTTTTATGGTTTGACACACCAATCTGTAGAAGAAGGAAAATTGGAATCTGCTCCCTTTAAACAAGAGGAGAGATCTTATTTATGGGTTTGGGGTCCTCTTGTATTCATATCGTCTTTGATTCTGCCACagttcttcattagcaatgttgTTGAGGCTTTCTTTGATGATATGATTTTAAAAG ATATTGTGACTTCACTCTCTACAGAGGTACTGTTCTATTTAGGATTTGCAACATTCTTACAGGTGGCTGATCGCGTCCAGAGGCCATATTTGCAGTACAGCTCTAAAAGATGGGGTCTCATCACTGGACTCAAAGGATACTTAACCTCTGCTGTCCTCACAATGGGTTTGAAGATTTCTATTCCTCTCATTCTTTTGTACGTAACCTGGTCAGTGATCCGCGTGGCCACAGTTGTTGCTATAGCTCCCTTCTTAGTTGGCTGTGTTGTTCAATTTGCATTTGAGAGATACTTGAACAAGCGTGGTTCATCGTGCTGGCCTCTAGTCCCTATTATATTTGAG GTATACAGACTGTATCAGCTTACAAGAGCAACTAATTTTGCTCAGAGGTTGATGTACTCTATGAAGGGGATGCCTGCGTCACCTGAAGTGCTAGAACGTAGTGGAACTTTGTTTGGGATGATGGTGATCTTCCAGTTACTGGGAATTGTGTGCCTTTGGTCATTGATGACATTTCTTTTGAGGCTATTCCCTTCTAGGCCAGTAGCAGAAAATTACTGA